A window of Gouania willdenowi chromosome 12, fGouWil2.1, whole genome shotgun sequence contains these coding sequences:
- the eif2b1 gene encoding translation initiation factor eIF2B subunit alpha gives MNEEELVEYFSAQMNKDPDMASAVAAIRTLLEFLKRDKGETILGLRESLTSATDCLMAEDSSVAVSSAGELFLRFISLTSLEHQDLSRCKKVMEERGELFLDKISMSRTKVAKLCHTFIKDGAKILTHSFSRVVLRVLEKAAAEKKRFSVYVTESQPDVAGRQMAEALRKLNVPVTVVLDASVGYVLEKVDLVIVGAEGVVESGGIINKIGTYQMALCSKAHNKAFYVVAESFKFVRLYPLNQQDVPDKFKYKAHTLKMVSNLSDEHPMIDYTPPSLITLLFTDLGVLTPSAVSDELIKLYL, from the exons ATGAATGAAGAAG agCTGGTGGAGTACTTCAGCGCTCAGATGAATAAAGACCCAGACATGGCCTCGGCTGTAGCTGCTATCCGTACGCTGCTGGAGTTCCTTAAGAGAGACAAAG ggGAGACCATCCTGGGTCTGAGGGAGAGTCTGACGTCAGCTACAGACTGTCTGATGGCAGAGGATTCGTCTGTGGCCGTGTCCTCTGCTGGAGAACTCTTCCTACGTTTCATCAGCCTCACGTCTTTGGAACATCAG GATCTTTCCCGCTGTAAGAAGGTGATGGAGGAGCGAGGAGAGCTCTTCCTGGATAAGATCTCCATGTCCAGAACGAAAGTGGCCAAGCTCTGCCACACCTTCATCAAAGATGGAGCT aAAATCCTGACTCACTCCTTCTCCAGAGTCGTCCTCAGAGTGTTGGAAAAAGCTGCCGCTGAGAAGAAACGCTTCTCAGTTTATGTGACCGAGTCTCAGCCCGACGTGGCCGG aCGTCAGATGGCAGAAGCTCTGAGGAAACTTAACGTCCCAGTGACTGTCGTCCTGGACGCGTCTGTCGG GTATGTCCTGGAGAAGGTGGATCTGGTGATCGTGGGAGCAGAAGGAGTCGTGGAGAGTGGAGGGATCATCAATAAG ATCGGCACCTATCAGATGGCTCTGTGCTCCAAAGCTCACAACAAGGCCTTCTACGTGGTCGCTGAGAGCTTTAAGTTTGTGCGTCTGTATCCACTGAACCAACAGGACGTTCCTGATAAGTTCAAG TACAAAGCCCACACGCTGAAGATGGTATCCAACCTGTCGGACGAGCATCCGATGATCGACTACACGCCTCCATCCCTCATCACGCTGCTGTTCACTGACCTGGGGGTCCTGACGCCGTCTGCAGTCAGCGACGAGCTCATCAAACTGTATTTATAA
- the bcl7a gene encoding LOW QUALITY PROTEIN: B-cell CLL/lymphoma 7 protein family member A (The sequence of the model RefSeq protein was modified relative to this genomic sequence to represent the inferred CDS: inserted 3 bases in 2 codons), whose protein sequence is MSGRSVRAETRSRAKDDIKRVMAAIEKVRKWEKKWVTVGDTSLRIYKWVPVTEPKSDDKNKNKKKGKDEKYGSELTTPENSSSPGMMDMHDDNSNQSSIADSSPVKQENSCSTSPAPEPTPSHRDPVDRKRERSPDSKRGKNMTSSENSERSQSVKRDVSSGEKDXSDSKATQDLESEAPPXKKSKLEASPQDFEES, encoded by the exons ATGTCGGGTCGGTCGGTCCGAGCGGAGACCCGGAGCAGGGCCAAGGATGACATCAAGAGGGTCATGGCCGCCATCGAGAAGGTCCGGAAGTG GGAGAAGAAGTGGGTGACAGTAGGAGACACGTCTCTACGCATCTATAAGTGGGTCCCTGTGACGGAGCCTAAATCAGACGAT AAAAACAAGAATAAGAAGAAAGGCAAAGATGAGAAGTACGGCTCTGAGCTGACCACTCCAGAGAACAGCTCGTCTCCAGGGATGATGGACAtgcacg ATGACAACAGTAACCAGAGCTCCATCGCTGACTCGTCTCCAGTGAAGCAGGAGAACAGCTGCAGCACCAGTCCAGCACCAGAACCCACGCCATCACACAGAGACCCCGTGGACAGGAAGAGGGAACGCAGCCCCGACAGTAAGAGAG GAAAGAACATGACGTCATCAGAGAACTCAGAGCGTTCTCAGAGTGTGAAGAGAGACGTTTCCTCAGGGGAGAAAGA CTCCGACAGTAAAGCTACTCA g GATCTGGAGAGTGAGGCACCGC TTAAGAAGAGCAAACTGGAGGCGTCGCCTCAGGACTTTGAGGAGAGTTAA